TGTCTCATGAATGCTCTGTGTCCCTCCAGCAGACCAATGACAAGTGTAATCCAAGTTTGGTATCTCTTTATATTATCTGCACAGTGACTCTGCCAATCTGAAGACTGAGACAACTGATAAGACCTACATCCCGAGAGAGAACATGTCTCTGCCTTCCAACATGCAGCTCAACGACCTCAGCACTCTGAGAAAAGGTAAGAGTTTGATGCACTTTaagaaggaaacagaaaacGCCTTCAGTTTATACATAAATGGGTGGAGCTGTAGGTGGAGAACAGACACGGGCCTGTGGTACAATTCTCTACATACTAATAGAAAGGTTATTATGTGTATTagtatgtaaaatatatcaatatgtATTTATCAACATGTAAATATGATCAGGAAGTTTCAAGCCATGAATTGTGAACCTGTAAACTCTGATTTCTGAATTACTTGATGAGTGTAAAAAGTCTGGAGGTTAGctgcataaaaacacaagtcagtcaatacaaatattttcctaATATGCAAAAGTTTGGCAAAATGAAACCTCCCACAATAGGTTTCTGAAATATGTTTCCGACAAACTTCTGTCTTGGTATAAAATGGGATCAATGACGGTCCAAGTTCCTCTTATGAGCACGGAAATATTTAAATCCATAATTTCTACAGGACCTGAATGCAACATAAAGAGAACATTTAGTAATCTGCAACCTTCATCAGTGAGAAGCGTCAGACAACAGACCtaaacaaaacaatcccaactcaaagtccacttactAACATTTTCTAGACTTTAACTTATATGACATAGTCTTTATCAGTGGATAGAGCAAGAAACAATAAGTTTTTTCCCAAAAGCTATCCCTTCAAATTTATCGTTGCATctcttccctccatccttcctgcATCACTTCTGGTAGCGCGAGAGGCCGCCCAACAGAACAGTgtgggagagaagaaagaggaggaggaggaagatctGTCTTTAGCCTACGCCGCCAGAGGTCAGGGAAATACACTCTGATACtgttgcatttttcattatttatactTTGGGTCCAGTGTGGAGGGATGCAATGTAATGTGAAGTGattcatcatgttttatttttctgtgctgtgcatcacccccccccccccttccatgATTCTCCAGGTTTTGCCAGATATCCAATGGTGGGCTACATTTATAAGGTGAACAGCACAAGCAGTGAGGAGATCTGGCTCTGAATGACCTCAAagtaacacacatcacacacatactgtacatgcatgcataaCTACTTACAAACGGTGCAGCTGTGCAACAAGAAACCCATAACAACTGCCAGTCAGTCATTCAAACACTCATCAGTCACCTTCAAGCTGGACCAGGATGAGCAGGAGATCTGTTTCTGGACCACACACAGTATCAGTACGCTATGTTTTTCTGACtcaaacatgaatgtgaatttcatgtccacaaaaacaaacctgtctgtgttttagTCTTTCTGAATCGAGTGCTCGGGTATTTacactgatgatgtgttgtgtCAACAATGCAAACTATGaactttacattaaaaatgctCATGTTCTCTATGTTTTGACATGATTTCCTCCTGTAAGCACATGCTCATAATGTCCTCCCCCCTGTTGCATTACTGGAATGCATTAATTGTTCTATGCTAACACCAGAATGTCTAAGATAATGTACTGTACGtgagattttacattttgaccGATAATATCCAAATAAAATGGTACATAAGTATAAGAGTATGTATTTGTATATGGACATGTAACatgtcatgtactgtatatttgtatgcatatgtatatgtgtataaaaGAGGACATCTAATAAAGATAATATTGAAATTGTATGAAGTGAACACTGGGCCTGCTGTGGTTTTATTGGCACTCACCAGGGGGCGCTCAAAGGTGCTTTATAAGGCTAAACATATGGAGGATTTTCTGTTAGTCATGagggtgatgtgtgtgtgttttgacatgGTGCTAAGGGaggaatgcgtgtgtgtgagtgtgtgctgggTGATGGTGAAAACATTGTtgcatttggtgttttttttttctttctgggaATGACAGAAAAGCAGGTGCAAGAGAAGCATAATGCATATCCTCAtgtttgactttgtgtgtgtgtgtgtgtgtgccaggtgTTGGCTCTAGGTCACAGGTTGTTGTGGCTTCTCTTCAGACAGGAagcagtgttgtgttgtgggagcatctctgtgctctctctgctgcttcttctaCACTGAAGAGGGAATTCAGTCTGCCAAACATGGCGGGAGAAACATTTACAACacaggaaattaaaatattcatttgaaCACACACGTTTCTGTTGGTAGCTTTGTTTTATCAGCTGGAGCTGCTCCACACACCTCCCAAAGCAACCATACAACAAATAACAGTCAGTGTTACCAGACTGATCAGTCGTTTCAACTAATATAAAGCTGGTTGTGACTTTATTTCCATATTCGATATGAAGATGTTGCTGTTCATGCCTTTTGGAAAATGTGGAAGCTGCTTTAACAGAATGGAAATAATCCCAGGTTTAACCACCTTGGTACATTTTAACACCACAAACATCTATAACATGAATACAAAGTTCATGTCAGTGGTTGAACAGAGCATTAATTAACAAACTCAGCTCTTCTGCGGCAAATGTACTAAAAACCACATACACAGTTTAATTTGAATCCACTGAGAGAATATTCTAATATCAGCCTCAGAGGAAGTATTAAGATCCTTTACTTGATTAGAAAAAATGCAGcaccacactgtaaaaatactccattacaagtaaaagaatTTAAATCCTTAATTACCATTAGCTAAATGTACCTAAAGTATGAAAAGTAAAGTATTAGCCCTATTACACTATTGCAGTATTAGAtaagtagcattttactgttgcagtTGTGgaatttttttaaactattttatataatgtTGGATAATTTATGACCATGCATCATATATTAGAAGCTCATGTAAAACCTTAGTTTGTCAGGTAACTATAGCGGTCAAATAAATGTgctggagtaaaaagtacaatatttacatcTAAATTATGGTGGAGTAGAAGTAGAATTCgacatgaaatggaaatactgtactctaataaagtacaagtacctcaaatgtACAGTGGTTGAATAAATGTATGGTACTAAATCATATTCCATCACTGTTGAACATATGGTGTCATTTACTGAAAGTTACAGAGATACTGAGGCCTCCAGATGTAGAAATCAACAAAGTCTGCTGCTGGGATGGAAATAAACCAATCACACTCACttcctactctctctctctctctctctctctctctctctcacacacacacacacacacacacactcacacacaaagactGAGACTTCGACATACAGAGCCTGGATACTTTGACAGCAAGGACACAGCAGCTCTCTATTTTGAGGTCAGtacttttctttaaaatttcCTGTGGATATGATATAATTAGGTTTTTTTAAGTTCAGCTCAGCTTGTTGTGCACCAGTGTACATTTTGGAGTGGAGACCCGATATGAATACATGTTTGTAAAATAATCTAAACTCAGAGTCAGAGTTGAGATTATCGATTATAGTGACTATCTTGAAATAGCACCCTGAAATTTTGTCTTTCACCCTCAAATATGTGTTACAATATGTAGAATAAAATGGTCGACTCAATGCAGAAAATGGCGCCCTTCCTGTTTTCTGGTTGTTGCATGCCTCTTGCAGTGATATGAAAAATCTCCATCTGTCATCAGCAGAACTcacaactcaaacacacaatgaaatgCCAGATAATTTTGCCTGCGTGCTTGCTGCTGCTTTGGACACTGACTGGTAGGCCTCTGTcatgagtttttttgtttgtcttcaaGCATCTTATACCAGTTGGATTATAAGAAAAGTAATttcctttaattaaaaataGGATGCCAGTTTTATTAAAgtgaatgtttccatttttctgtCCCAATTCTCTCTCACAGCATTTGTCAGTTGCGCTGGTAAGAAAAAATTCTGTTTAAATCTGTCATCTTCATGAAAGCATGTCCGATGGCACAACAAGCAGTTCAATAATCAACACATGGTGCAGATTCtattgtcttttatttcaatgtttgtatttcttCCACAGGTGAGGAAGATAAAATAACAGCGACACAAACCGATGAAGGGATTAAGCTGAAGTGTCACACCGACTATAATGCtatcatgaaaaataataaagagaTACCTTCTCATGTATTGACATATAGTGATGAGAACACAGGAGAGTACACATGTGTGGTTAAAGCCGACGACCCGGATAACAACAGAAATGGTCCAAGTATCTTTGTGAAATTTCGGAGTAAGTTCTGCAGCAAatcttgtgtgttgtgtatttgtgatgAAAGCAAAcataagttttgtatgttttttatggGTTTTATGTGTGCTTCTTGCATGACTTGCATTGACATTATATTATGTAATGCTATGTAAGCACAGTATTTCTTGACAGTAATCATACATCAAAAATTCCAGACTCTAAGgacatctctgtgtgtgtgtgtgtgtgtgtgtgtttgtgtgtgtgtgcagcctgtGACAACTGCGTGGAGCTCGATGCGGCCTCAATAAGCGGCATAGTTGTAGGAGACGTGGTGGCTACCATTGTGATAGGAGTGGCTGTCTATCTTATTGCATCTCAGGCTCGGACTGGTCCAATGCCCTCTCACAAGAAAAgtaatatcaatcaatcaatcaatcaatcaattaataaatctatctatctatctatctatctatctatctatctatctatctatctatctatctatctatgcaAATCAAATGCAATATGTTGATAAATAGTTGTATTTAATAGTGCAAGTACCAGGACCTACTTTCTGTGTATTCACAAGAAACTAAATCAGTGGTATTATTACTTTCTCTGCAGGCTCTGATAGACAGCATCTGGTTCCAAATGAAATGCCCAGCAGAGCCTCCAATGACCACTACCAGGTAAGCTGAAATATGATGGCTTTTAAATTGACATATGTAATTATCACATTTAAACATTACACGATAAATGACActttcactcttcactttaTTTACCTCACCGTTCCTCCCTCAGccgctgaaaaaaaaaagtggtcaGAAAGACACGTACGATGTACTTCACAACAGAAGAGGACCCTGAGGACACTCAAACATCTGCAGGAGAGAAAAGTGAGCTTTCTGTTCCTGGGAATCATCTctcatatttttcttctctgtatGTAGCTTAAGTTCTCCTTGAGTTATTTTCACCATGCCTGTACAATGATGCTCTTATATAATAGACCAATGACAAATAGACTTGTTAACCTGTTGCTGCATATTATAATGTTTatcagctgttgttgttatttttggcaaCGTTTTAATAGAACgatgtgatgttttcattcattatctATATCATTCTCTTTACAGAAATAGGGCTGCTACAACAGCCATCTCATTTAATAACTCACTGTAAAAATgaagtgtttaaaaatgttgcaaaattaaaaatgaaggaATAAAAGTGGTGCTGTTTTGTCATGTTGGTTGCTATcgccagtggtggaaagtagaTACATTTACTTAACAGCTGTACTggagtacaattttgagatacttgaAGGTTACTCCACTACACAGAGGGAAATAAAGCGCTGtttgctccactacatttatctgatagTTGCAGTTACTTTGGGGATTAAGATTGTATTTAAACACATAGTATACCTtgtaaaatatgacacattGTTGAAGTCTCCCACAACTCAAAAATGTGGtttgcttcttgttcctacagttgaatgtttgagctttgcaaatttgacactagaagactgttttcactttcatccgctgacagtggaaagtttctctgtgctaaTTGAAAATAAGGTTTTTAGGGTTGAGCCTTTGAGcacgatttgtgacatcaacGTCTGAACTTCtgaacacatttctgaaatgaaatatatttacatttgaatgagagagagggagtagatgccattttaacatggtaattatactatttttgtggaaaaaccatatcagacacacattattggtccatgcagagtatttttatcTGCCTTAATATATTCCTGGATGGGAtgtttaaagattaaaccagtggttcccaacttttttggctttacaaaaacaaatacaatatgtgtagctgaactttgtttttctttccaacCACATTCATTATCTCTTGATCCTAAgctgggaaccactggactaaaacCAGCTCCACCTTGACCAGCTACGATTGTAAAGTGCTGCTTATGCATCGATGCATCAGTGTTAATACTCAATCATTTATAACAATTACATCAGTCACAGAGGCCATTTTCCTTCATATTGAGTTTTTATGTTTGGAACTAACACTTCTGTGCTTTTACTCTTGTAGGAGTTTttcaagacttttacttgtaatggagtatttttacattgttgtactGGTACTTCTATgtaaggatctgaatacttgtTCCACCACAGGCTGTTGTATTTCATTACCATCtcagagtgtgagagagagcattTCAGAAGTCTGTTTCAAACTGCTTCACCAAAGATGTGGATAGATGAGGGTGTAGCGAGACATGGAGAGAGCAGAGATAGACAGAATTACACAACAAAGGTAAAGAAGGAtaagcagagagacagagagagagagagagaagcggggggtaaagaagaaaagaaggctAAAACAGTaacaaagaagaggaggagagaaactcTGGCTGTTTTTTGAAGGAAGCCTCCCCATGTCAGGTAATCTAATAGCTTAAATTCTTTGATCACTGCTTGAGTCTTTCGCCTTCTTCTTGACGCCGCTGTCACAAAGCTACAAACTGCAGTTTTCTACCGGagctgaggaaaagaaaagagatcaAACACCGGAGCTTAGACGGCTCGACTCAGAAACACAACCCTGATCAAcccccacacaaacacacacacacacaaccagctTCTGACTCAATGCATGTGCTCACACCTTCACATAGTCACACTGAGGTGCATGTGTACGCTCTAAcaacacaagtgtgtgtgtttgtgcacggatgttcactcacacagacgcacacacacttgtcaAGCAGATGTAGGTCTGTGTGTGGGAGCGGTTTGACTTAACTTTAAAAAAGTCAGATAGAGGATCACGTCATatacaaaccccccccccccccatcccccaccgccccccacccccacccccctccgcCTTCTATacctctttgttttctgtctcacacaaacatacagctGATGTAGATGAAGATAAATGAGCAGTAACTGTAGGAGTGTTTCCACTAAACACTACAACTCTCAGataagacatacagtataatagaCTTATCAATCATTAGTAGTCTGCACGCAGAAGCACTATTAGCTGGCGTCTTTcaattccatcagtacagcTGTGCTCAGTCACTGCTGGGAAAAACTGTGGTAAAAAAACAGAAGGCTgatacataacataacatttcCATTGTGCGCTCTATGGGTACAATATACATGTGTAATGTTTCAAAGATATGCCAAATGTTTCCAAAGAGAAGACAGAGTGATGATTTGCAGTGAAAAAAGTCACTCACACAAGACAGAGAGTTGAGTGATGAAGACATATTGATGGCGGACGATGGTGCGCGTGTGGGTGTGCTACGGATATGAGCTGCGGTTTGAGGCTGCTTCACGGATCACATACAGTTATATCTGTAAGAGTCTCTCGGTGTTGTTTCCAACCATGAGCAAAGATGATATGAGAACAATGTGGACTGCGGTTTATTTATTAGTGACACACTTTTTGCACATTAACATGAACCCAGCAGATGAGCATGAAAAAGCAAAAGTAAGCTAAAAATAAGTTGATATGATGAGGAAAATAAGTTGCGgtaacattttacagtgtatctgttaaaaatgtctgctttttttttttttacagtgtaaaaagcCTGAACTTAAGCACAATGACATAAACATATATGTACAGCAAACAGGTATATCtttccatttaaaatgacaaaacaaatcatttttatacaaTTACACTTTTGTCGATTAGACAGTACTTTCTGTTCTACACAATACCAACTTTATATATTAAAGAACAagtacagaaaacaaacatacagtattttcttgtCCTGACTGGTATCCATATAGCTACGCAGCCGAATAATCCACTGAACACACTGTAAACTGTTTTCATGAGTACTATTTCTTTcgtagaaagtagttccaattAAAGCCGTTCACAGTAAAAGTGCACACTAATTCTGGAAATACATgttgctgttgattttttttttcattgtaattttTAATACTGTGACCACAACAAATGAAATGCCATTCATGTCTTTGTATTGGGGTGGTGGCAGATTatctggacaaataaaacctaaACTACCTGCATAGCTAATACCtaatgtaaaaactttttttttttttttgccatttggGTGACCCAACCCTTTAAATCCAAAAGAGCAAAAGCCAGAGTTTCTATGCTACTGTGAGCATGATTGATGTTCACGTACATCTTTTGCAATTGATTGCCTTCGTTGGTGCAGCGTCTAAACTTGTGACCTGGCACAGTCAGGTGACTCATCTCTATCCGGTCCTGTTGAGTAAGGAGTAAGTATCCTGGCCACGGGTTTGAGGGTTCAGTTGCTgtcaaaacacaacatcagcAGTGTCAGGTGGATCACAATTAAGGTCAAGTTATAGGATGGATGTCGATACAGCTGTTAATCATGTTCACATTAGCAAACTTTGAGATACACACACTACACCTTGGCcaggaaatacattttcaattgtGTTCAGTATAACTTTTGGAAAtgaaattgatttgttttactTTAGAATACTGTTAGTAAAAAAACTGAGTTGTACAGTGACTACCTGGAGGCTTAAAAACCACAATGTGTCGTTTTTACTCTTACTTACAAAGGATATAATGCGTTAATTAGCAAGCTTTACAGGTGCTGGTacgcagacttttttttttgacctttGGATACAGCTTAGCTGCCTGTTTCCCCCCTTTTCCAGTCTTTAAGCCAAAGTAACCAGCATCATATCTAACAGACAGATATGTGAGCGTTACTCGGTGAGAAACCTCttagtgttttaaaatgaattacGCTCTCTAATTTTGGCTCTAATtctttatttctaattattttGAAGCACCAGCGCCATTAATATCcttatattgatttatttacattttttgtttaaatataatcGGAGATTACCGCTGATTTTAAGTCACTCTGGAAGAGAAAATCAGGTGAATGCAAGTAGTGTTTTTATACACAATACCTACCTCATAGTCAGGAGATGGGACAGGTGGAGCCCGGCCTCCTGAACGAGCAGGAGGTGCTGGAGGATAATGACAGAAATAATGTGACCAACCACTTATGCATACATATAGGATGATTATGAGgtattttaagtgtaaaaatctaatttatgcAAAGAGTCCACACCCATCACACTCAGTTTAacacttttgatactttaaaatGACTGAAGTGGCATTAGCAACAGATGCGCTACCTTCATGAGTGCACTTACAATGCAATTTGTTAGCTGCAGATAACTGACACAATCAGCAATTATCAAAAATATCTATGtatcaaaaaaaaatgcataacaTGTGTTTCAATCCAAGAGGCATTACAGGCAACCTTTTACTCAACCAAGTTTGATATGTAATATAGAACCATGTTTTTGTGATCTGCTTGAATGCATTCATACCTTTGGAGGAGTGAGGTGCAGGTGAGCTTTTCTTCTTGGTGCACCGGTAGATTATCATCATCACAAATCCTGTCATGACCACGTCCACAATGATGGCCAGCATAAGAAAAGATGCCTCCATCTCAAAGCAGTTTTTACAGGCTGGAGGACGAAACAACAGTAGAACAAGTGAGAGCTCAGCAAATACAATTAACATAGATTACATATATGAAAAATCACAAGATTTTTTGCTCACCCTTTCCTTGCACatagaaataatatttttgacGAGTGCCTCCTTCCTTGGTGTATTCACAGTAATAGCCGCCTTTGCTTGTGCCATTATATTGACGTTCATGATTTTTTGAGTCGTTGGTTGTTATCTGTCCTTCATCAATCTTGTACCAAGTCCCTTCTCCTGGACAGGTCATTTTGAAATTCTCCCTCCAGAACGATACTTCTCCTTAAAACACACGGACAGATATTAAGTTGCTTTAGTGCTCTTGCTTCATCAAGATTTCCTGTTGCTTTTCAGGGGGAAAGAAGGATGATCTGAGAACTGAGGTGATTCTCAACACATATCACATCTTATGTACATCTGAGTCTGATCATTTATGTTACATACTGTTAATATATACACTAAGATTGAAATGTTTCCAAAAATAGCCACTgatcataataaaaatatattcatactGTTCAGGAAACTCACTGGCATGTTACACTACAACAAAGAATAAAGCAATCAAACATCAGAATGAAAGTGTGGGgtaaaacatttagaaaaatataACTGATTAATACACGATTGAGAGAAGGcgcaaaaataaaaaacaggaaatgggaGAAGTTTACATTTAAAACGCTCTCATACTGTCATATTATCACATTTCTTATCAGAATACGTGTTTGTTCCTAATCCAGTATTAAAACTTTATGACTTTAAATTATGATGTCaaataaaaactgcagtgcAGTCAGATATTTACCCTTATCAGCCGTCACGGTGCCTATGGTGAAGAGGAGGACGGAGAGGACAGCCTGAGCACCCATGCTGTTCATTTTCGTAAGATGATGACTTTTTACGTGCTATTTTTCTGGATCTCTCTCCTCTATAGGTTCAATTTCTGCGATAACTACAACATATAAATAACATCAAGCTGTCTGTTCAATAACGCAAACAGACTCAAATAATAAGTACACCTGcttgttctctctctgactctctctctctctctctcttgctctctaacacacacacacgttgcaCCCCACaggaagtattttttttcaagatgaaTTCACAGTTAAACCTCAAAATGAAGTGCTACCTAATGAGTATGGGTGATAGAAGTACTCCTGTATTTACTTATTTGATTTAGAATTTGATTCATGATTcaacaaaaactcaaaataagaagctacaataacaacaaaacactttgaATGAGACATTAGTACTGAATACATCATATTAAattaatacatataaatgtTCATGCTCATTTGTTGCAGTAAAACTCACCATCATACAACTGATGGTGTGTGCTTTACACAATTTCTGTGCAACATGTAATCAATCCTGACTTTATGATGCTATGTGTTGATTTTGTACTAACGCGTATGATTCCACTTTGTAGAGTTACAGCAAAACTGGGTTTGTGTGGGTTTTTCATAAATGTTTACCTATATCTGCACAGTAGTGAACAGTAAGTGATGTATGGAACAGTAACTGAGCTTTACGGGAAATATGACACACTGATCTTTGGCTTCATCCAGTAAAACAATTGATTATGATACTTCTCACTTTACACGACTGATATGTGATTACCAGAATAGTATTTAATCAAATATGACACACTGACTGTGAATGTGTGCAAGTTTACTAATAGGCTAACAACAACTGGCTTGATTAAGGCATTCAAATTGcctgaaaaaataatgaagtcattaataaagggtcAAGAATGTCTCGCTTCCGAACGCTGGTAAGTCATCTATAAATGTAATTAGAGATGATAATGAAAAGGTTCTCATAGTAACCTATCAGGTCTGTAGTTAATATGCTcttaataaatggattttggtcCAGATGTGCTGTAACTCTTCTCCAAAAGGACACAGGTCAAACTGTCCATTGGAGGAATCTTTATGATGAACTGAAGAGCTTCAAACAACTTTGTGTTATGAATCTATTTATACACCTTTGTGATTTTAACGTGACTGTAAATGCAATTTCACACTATCACAGtcacatatttgtattcagtacaaaatagaaaatgtgtcCATCTAACACCCATTCTTGCCTCTCTTTACTGGTTACCAGTGCAAGCTAGAGCTGATTTTAAGGTTCTTCGTTTAACTTATAAATCCTTACATGGACTTGCACTGCCTTATCTATCTTAGTTAATTACATCATTTACACCTACACGCCCTCTTCAAACTCTCGATGCTGgtctttatttcctctgttaACAAATGGCCTTtgataacatgttaaaaaaaacacgttCAGTTGAAATCAAGACTGAGAATCTACCTTATTTCCCTTCATTACAGCTAATCCGAGAACTTAGTCTGGTCCATCACTTTTTAACATCCCTTTAAcaatgatgttttgttttattttcatttttattttatttgcttgcTTTATGATATGTCTTTAATTGTAAAGTGTGTAATTCTATTGGGACCATGCTGCATGGTAATtatgcactttaaataaacctgatgattgattgattgatcgatcGATTGAGTAGGATTTAACCTCCAACTCAACTATAATATGTAGGCATGTCAACCATAAAAAGTTGAACACCATCAGCCTTTTTGCTCTTTCTCACAGGCTTCAGACTGGACTTGGAAGTTTCAAATGCAGGTAAAGATACATCAAAGTGCGGCTCTGCCCCCAAGTGGTTCAAACCAGTAACCAGCAACGCTCACACGGTAGATACACTGAAAACTacagctctctgctgctctgctattAAAGGGAAGAACCATTCAAATGAACACCCCACTGtttctttttactgtaaagACAGAATAGTTCAATCAGCATCAGCTTAGTGGTTTTTGACGTAAAGGAAGCTGTTGATATTTACAAATTGACTAAGTTATTATTACATATGTGAATCTTTCACTTGTATTCTCCTTTTATAGAACTGATGAACTAATTTGACTTAATTGTCTCACTCGCCGTGTCGAAGCGCGCAGTATGGTTGTATATTTCATGCTGCTTTATTGTATCATGATACATCTGCTCATATGAGGTTAGATCATTTTATTCATAGTATCTACGTAATACAGATGAACCGTCCTGGGCAATTGTTTGCGCAACAGCGGTGTTATGGCATAActcatgtaaatgtgttttacgCAGCAGCAGAACAGGTTAGGTGAACATCAAGAATTTGTCAGCTTTCAGTTAAACGTGTGAGAGATAAGAAGGCAGCAAGGAGAGCTGTTGACTTGTTACTCCGCCCGAAAATGTGGTGGGAGggtgctgaaatgaaatgtatgagGGCAGCTGCGGGTTG
This region of Thunnus maccoyii chromosome 6, fThuMac1.1, whole genome shotgun sequence genomic DNA includes:
- the LOC121899083 gene encoding T-cell surface glycoprotein CD3 gamma chain-like; the encoded protein is MKCQIILPACLLLLWTLTAFVSCAGEEDKITATQTDEGIKLKCHTDYNAIMKNNKEIPSHVLTYSDENTGEYTCVVKADDPDNNRNGPSIFVKFRTCDNCVELDAASISGIVVGDVVATIVIGVAVYLIASQARTGPMPSHKKSSDRQHLVPNEMPSRASNDHYQPLKKKSGQKDTYDVLHNRRGP
- the LOC121898956 gene encoding T-cell surface glycoprotein CD3 epsilon chain-like, with the translated sequence MNSMGAQAVLSVLLFTIGTVTADKGEVSFWRENFKMTCPGEGTWYKIDEGQITTNDSKNHERQYNGTSKGGYYCEYTKEGGTRQKYYFYVQGKACKNCFEMEASFLMLAIIVDVVMTGFVMMIIYRCTKKKSSPAPHSSKAPPARSGGRAPPVPSPDYEQLNPQTRGQDTYSLLNRTG